One window of Ailuropoda melanoleuca isolate Jingjing chromosome 3, ASM200744v2, whole genome shotgun sequence genomic DNA carries:
- the ANKRD34B gene encoding ankyrin repeat domain-containing protein 34B, with protein sequence MDEGVEISSDGNSLIKAVHQSRLRLTRLLLEGGAYINESNDRGETPLMIACKTKHVDHQSVSKAKMVKYLLENNADPNIQDKSGKTALMHACLEKAGPEVVSLLLNSGADLSLQDHSSYSALVYAINSEDRETLKVLLSACKAKGKEVIIITTAKSPSGRHTTKQYLNMPPVDIDGCHSPASCATPSEIDIKTASLPLSQSSETEMTLFGLKGLEPSGSSDDTQDPGSPMRKPAMASNGPKLPQAPTWIKSPPLLMHQNRVASLQEELQDITPEEELSYKTNGLALSKRFITRHQSIDVKDTAHLLRAFDQASSRKMSYDEINHQSFFSEGSQQCIEIPADPDPDSNQTIFASTLRSIVHKRNSGANHYSSDSQLSAGLNPTTIEDGKALIGKKKIFSPSPSLLSGPKESLENISAGPLSRRNHALLERRGSGAFPLDHNITPARSGFLPPLNVNPYPPISDINVNNKIPSLLSCGQKVLMPTVPMFPKEFKSKKMLLRRQSLQTEQIKQLVNF encoded by the coding sequence ATGGATGAAGGTGTAGAAATTTCAAGTGATGGGAATTCCCTCATCAAAGCAGTCCATCAGAGCCGACTTCGCCTCACAAGACTCTTGCTAGAAGGTGGTGCCTACATTAATGAGAGCAATGACCGTGGAGAAACACCTTTAATGATCGCTTGTAAGACCAAACATGTCGATCACCAGAGTGTCAGTAAAGCCAAAATGGTTAAATACCTGTTAGAAAACAATGCTGACCCCAACATACAGGATAAATCTGGGAAAACTGCTTTGATGCATGCTTGCTTAGAAAAAGCTGGTCCTGAAGTTGTTTCCTTGCTCCTAAACAGTGGGGCTGATCTCAGTTTGCAAGACCATTCTAGTTATTCGGCCCTTGTTTATGCTATAAATTCAGAGGATAGAGAAACCCTGAAAGTTCTACTTAGCGCTTGCAAGGCAAAAGGGAAAGAGGTCATTATCATAACGACAGCGAAATCACCCTCTGGTAGGCACACTACCAAACAGTACTTAAATATGCCTCCTGTAGATATAGATGGGTGTCATTCCCCAGCCTCCTGTGCCACTCCTTCAGAAATAGACATAAAAACAGCCTCGTTGCCACTTTCACAGTCTTCTGAAACTGAAATGACACTTTTTGGCTTGAAAGGTCTGGAGCCCTCAGGAAGCAGTGATGATACACAGGACCCAGGGTCCCCTATGAGGAAGCCTGCTATGGCCTCTAATGGGCCCAAGCTACCCCAGGCTCCAACCTGGATCAAGAGTCCTCCCTTATTAATGCATCAAAACAGAGTGGCCTCCTTGCAAGAGGAGCTCCAGGATATTACTCCAGAGGAAGAATTATCCTACAAAACCAATGGGCTGGCACTTTCCAAGCGATTCATCACTAGGCACCAAAGTATTGACGTAAAAGACACTGCTCATTTGCTAAGAGCCTTTGATCAGGCCAGCTCAAGAAAGATGTCATACGATGAAATAAATCATCAGTCATTTTTTTCAGAAGGAAGCCAGCAATGCATTGAAATCCCTGCTGACCCAGATCCAGACTCTAACCAGACAATCTTTGCTTCCACCTTAAGAAGTATAGTTCACAAAAGAAACTCAGGGGCAAATCACTACAGCTCTGATTCCCAGCTCTCGGCTGGTCTCAACCCTACAACTATAGAAGATGGCAAAGCacttataggaaagaaaaagatcttCTCGCCATCTCCTTCCTTGTTGTCAGGGCCCAAAGAATCACTGGAGAATATTTCAGCAGGTCCCTTGAGCAGGAGAAATCATGCACTTTTAGAAAGGCGTGGTTCAGGAGCTTTCCCTTTAGATCACAATATTACGCCAGCCAGATCAGGATTTCTGCCACCCTTAAATGTGAATCCTTACCCCCCCATCTCAGATATCAATGTCAATAACAAGATTCCCAGCCTCCTTTCTTGTGGTCAAAAAGTGCTTATGCCAACAGTTCCTATGTTTCCTAAagaattcaaaagtaaaaaaatgttgTTAAGGAGACAATCATTGCAAACAGAACAAATTAAGCAATTAGTAAATTTTTAA